In Pseudochaenichthys georgianus chromosome 6, fPseGeo1.2, whole genome shotgun sequence, a single window of DNA contains:
- the LOC117447913 gene encoding protein phosphatase 1 regulatory subunit 12A isoform X2, whose protein sequence is MAATDHSRSEAAKQRRQDQLQRWLGSETDRTLSENRETLSGSGTRRPRVRFAQGAVFMAACSAGDREEVAVLLRQGADINHANIDGLTALHQACIDENAEMVQFLVESGSDVNRGDNEGWTPLHAAASCGFIQITKYLIEHGAQVGAVNSEGELPLDVATEDAMERLLKGEIKKQAIDVDQARKEEERVMLQDAMAVQAGSGTLTPHPNTKATALHVAAAKGYIEVLKVLLKCDVDVNSRDIDGWTPLHAGSHWGKEEVCSLLADNMCDMGAVNNVGQTPLDVAHENLADTLEELQKKQNALRSEKEKQTPVIETSQQISMVPLRTRRTSISRMSSKEKIYLHEREKHPPPALQSSPAEDEEEEGQTRQSQTQSQPQSQGKASSSSSSEEESESESDAESEKAKNREIINNLNNKRIASSSLLPTSVPTSTAPSQVKKDPGKPPAPEVPGSWRTSLRKAGSSMTLGSAGLSDTSQDPIRPAESVLGMTRSASSPRLSSEADTKEPRLARVPPIPTRRLFSIPDASPDNSNSWLSRSSSYTRRLHSQSGNDLTSSTPSLLHSSSYGKRLDDPTMTSASTGTSSAGLGRLNSVLTQRLPQEQTEKKDQSAVTTSNSRSTTTGEQEAKQRRKSYLTPVRDEEAEAQRKARSRHARQSRRSTQGVTLTDLQEAEKTMKTDNKGREKKEEEEKEKDAKAKKAEEGEVSWRSRIASLQKSDLLGLTQPAGTPRPQTADRRDVEASTGESETERWARERRERRQARARRKAQRTGESDDNDPSGEEEFSGSGLDPQTDQHLSSRFNDCTQGGSSDAKDFKKLFEEVSRENSQLQSQLQDTQRTISQTRLDLEKATQRQERLSDCSAMLDLERKDRRMLERRMAELEEELKVLVDLRADNQRLKDENGALIRVISKLSK, encoded by the exons ATGGCGGCCACTGACCATTCCCGGTCCGAAGCTGCCAAACAGCGACGGCAGGATCAGCTGCAGCGATGGCTGGGCTCGGAGACGGATCGGACGCTATCGGAGAACCGGGAAACTTTGAGCGGTTCCGGGACGCGGCGGCCGAGAGTACGGTTCGCCCAGGGAGCCGTGTTTATGGCCGCCTGCTCCGCCGGAGACCGGGAGGAGGTGGCGGTGCTACTCCGGCAGGGAGCTGACATCAACCACGCCAATATAGACGGGCTGACAGCGCTTCATCAG GCCTGCATTGATGAAAATGCTGAGATGGTACAGTTTCTGGTGGAGAGCGGGAGTGATGTCAACAGAGGGGACAATGAGGGCTGGACTCCTCTGCACGCTGCCGCCTCCTGTGGATTCATCCAGATCACCAA ATACCTAATAGAGCACGGTGCTCAAGTCGGGGCGGTGAACAGTGAAGGAGAGCTTCCTCTGGACGTGGCCACGGAAGACGCCATGGAGAGACTTCTCAAAGGGGAAATCAAAAAGCAAG CAATAGACGTGGACCAGGCCAgaaaagaggaggagagggtCATGCTTCAGGACGCCATGGCCGTGCAGGCAGGAAGCGGGACCCTTACACCTCACCCCAACACCAAAGCGACCGCTCTGCACGTTGCTGCTGCCAAAGGCTACATCGAAGTCCTGAA GGTGCTGTTAAAGTGTGACGTGGACGTGAACAGCAGGGACATCGACGGGTGGACGCCCCTGCATGCAGGATCTCACTGGGGGAAGGAGGAGGTGTGCTCCCTGCTGGCTGACAACATGTGCGATATGGGTGCCGTCAACAATGTG GGTCAAACACCTCTAGATGTTGCGCATGAGAACCTAGCGGACACTCTGGAGGAGCTGCAGAAGAAGCAGAATGCC TTACGCAGCGAGAAAGAGAAACAGACTCCTGTTATTGAGACCAGCCAGCAAATCTCCATGGTACCACTCCGCACACGCAG GACTTCTATCTCTCGTATGAGCAGTAAGGAGAAGATCTATCTCCACGAGCGGGAGAAGCACCCCCCTCCGGCCCTGCAGAGCAGCCCAGCtgaggacgaggaggaggaagggCAGACGAGACAGAGCCAGACTCAGAGCCAGCCTCAGAGCCAGGGGAAGGCCTCGAGCAGCTCCAGCTCGGAGGAGGAGAGCGAGTCGGAGAGCGACGCGGAGTCGG AGAAAGCGAAGAACCGAGAGATCATAAACAACTTGAACAACAAACGCATTGCTTCCAGCAGCCTGCTTCCTACCTCCGTACCAACAAGTACTGCTCCAAGCCAAGTGAAAAAG GACCCAGGCAAGCCCCCCGCCCCCGAGGTCCCGGGCTCCTGGAGAACGTCTCTGAGGAAGGCAGGTAGCTCGATGACTCTGGGCTCGGCTGGTCTGTCTGACACCAGCCAGGACCCCATCAGACCTGCAGAGAGCGTGCTGGGCATGACCCGCTCCGCCTCTAGCCCCCGCCTCAGCTCTGAGGCCGACACCAAG GAGCCTAGGCTGGCTCGGGTGCCGCCCATCCCGACCCGGAGACTCTTCAGTATCCCAGACGCCAGCCCTGACAACTCCAACAG CTGGCTAAGTCGTAGCTCCTCTTACACCCGGCGCCTTCATAGTCAATCAGGGAATGACCTCACTAGTTCCACCCCCTCTTTGCTTCACAG CTCATCTTATGGAAAGAGACTGGATGACCCCACCATGACCTCAGCTAGCACAGGAACGAGCTCTGCTGGACTCGGCCGCCTCAATAGTGTCTTGACCCAGAG ACTTCCTCAGGAACAGACAGAAAAGAAGGACCAGTCTGCCGTCACCACCTCCAATTCTCGAAGCACGACCACGGGCGAACAGGAGGCCAAGCAGAGGCGCAA ATCATATCTGACGCCGGTGCGGGACGAGGAGGCCGAGGCCCAGAGGAAGGCTCGCTCCAGACACGCCCGGCAGTCCCGCCGCTCCACTCAG GGGGTGACGCTAACAGACCTGCAGGAGGCAGAGAAGACAATGAAGACGGACAACAAAGGGAGAGAAaagaaggaggaggaagagaaagagaagGACGCCAAAGCAAAGAAGGCAGAGGAGGGG GAAGTGAGCTGGAGGTCTCGTATTGCCAGTCTGCAGAAGTCTGACCTGCTGGGCCTCACTCAGCCCGCCGGCACTCCGCGGCCTCAGACGGCCGACAGGAGAG ATGTTGAGGCCAGCACAGGGGAGAGCGAGACAGAGCGATGGGCCAGGGAGCGCAGGGAGAGGAGGCAGGCTCGGGCCAGGAGGAAGGCTCAGAGGACCGGGGAG AGTGACGACAATGATCCCAGTGGGGAGGAAGAGTTCTCAGGCAGTGGGCTGGAtccacag ACAGACCAACACTTGAGTTCCAG GTTTAATGACTGCACCCAGGGAGGAAGCTCTGACGCCAAGGATTTCAAGAAG CTGTTTGAGGAGGTTTCCAGAGAAAACAGTCAGCTCCAGTCTCAGCTGCAGGACACCCAGAGGACCATCAGTCAGACCAGGTTGGACCTggagaaagccacgcag AGACAGGAGCGTCTGAGCGACTGTTCAGCCATGCTGGACCTGGAGAGAAAG GACCGGAGGATGTTGGAGCGGCGAATGGCCGAGCTGGAGGAGGAGCTAAAG GTTCTGGTCGACTTGAGAGCAGACAACCAGCGTCTTAAAGATGAAAATGGAGCACTGATCCGTGTCATCAGCAAACTCTCCAAATAA
- the LOC117447913 gene encoding protein phosphatase 1 regulatory subunit 12A isoform X1 codes for MAATDHSRSEAAKQRRQDQLQRWLGSETDRTLSENRETLSGSGTRRPRVRFAQGAVFMAACSAGDREEVAVLLRQGADINHANIDGLTALHQACIDENAEMVQFLVESGSDVNRGDNEGWTPLHAAASCGFIQITKYLIEHGAQVGAVNSEGELPLDVATEDAMERLLKGEIKKQAIDVDQARKEEERVMLQDAMAVQAGSGTLTPHPNTKATALHVAAAKGYIEVLKVLLKCDVDVNSRDIDGWTPLHAGSHWGKEEVCSLLADNMCDMGAVNNVGQTPLDVAHENLADTLEELQKKQNALRSEKEKQTPVIETSQQISMVPLRTRRTSISRMSSKEKIYLHEREKHPPPALQSSPAEDEEEEGQTRQSQTQSQPQSQGKASSSSSSEEESESESDAESEKAKNREIINNLNNKRIASSSLLPTSVPTSTAPSQVKKQDPGKPPAPEVPGSWRTSLRKAGSSMTLGSAGLSDTSQDPIRPAESVLGMTRSASSPRLSSEADTKEPRLARVPPIPTRRLFSIPDASPDNSNSWLSRSSSYTRRLHSQSGNDLTSSTPSLLHSSSYGKRLDDPTMTSASTGTSSAGLGRLNSVLTQRLPQEQTEKKDQSAVTTSNSRSTTTGEQEAKQRRKSYLTPVRDEEAEAQRKARSRHARQSRRSTQGVTLTDLQEAEKTMKTDNKGREKKEEEEKEKDAKAKKAEEGEVSWRSRIASLQKSDLLGLTQPAGTPRPQTADRRDVEASTGESETERWARERRERRQARARRKAQRTGESDDNDPSGEEEFSGSGLDPQTDQHLSSRFNDCTQGGSSDAKDFKKLFEEVSRENSQLQSQLQDTQRTISQTRLDLEKATQRQERLSDCSAMLDLERKDRRMLERRMAELEEELKVLVDLRADNQRLKDENGALIRVISKLSK; via the exons ATGGCGGCCACTGACCATTCCCGGTCCGAAGCTGCCAAACAGCGACGGCAGGATCAGCTGCAGCGATGGCTGGGCTCGGAGACGGATCGGACGCTATCGGAGAACCGGGAAACTTTGAGCGGTTCCGGGACGCGGCGGCCGAGAGTACGGTTCGCCCAGGGAGCCGTGTTTATGGCCGCCTGCTCCGCCGGAGACCGGGAGGAGGTGGCGGTGCTACTCCGGCAGGGAGCTGACATCAACCACGCCAATATAGACGGGCTGACAGCGCTTCATCAG GCCTGCATTGATGAAAATGCTGAGATGGTACAGTTTCTGGTGGAGAGCGGGAGTGATGTCAACAGAGGGGACAATGAGGGCTGGACTCCTCTGCACGCTGCCGCCTCCTGTGGATTCATCCAGATCACCAA ATACCTAATAGAGCACGGTGCTCAAGTCGGGGCGGTGAACAGTGAAGGAGAGCTTCCTCTGGACGTGGCCACGGAAGACGCCATGGAGAGACTTCTCAAAGGGGAAATCAAAAAGCAAG CAATAGACGTGGACCAGGCCAgaaaagaggaggagagggtCATGCTTCAGGACGCCATGGCCGTGCAGGCAGGAAGCGGGACCCTTACACCTCACCCCAACACCAAAGCGACCGCTCTGCACGTTGCTGCTGCCAAAGGCTACATCGAAGTCCTGAA GGTGCTGTTAAAGTGTGACGTGGACGTGAACAGCAGGGACATCGACGGGTGGACGCCCCTGCATGCAGGATCTCACTGGGGGAAGGAGGAGGTGTGCTCCCTGCTGGCTGACAACATGTGCGATATGGGTGCCGTCAACAATGTG GGTCAAACACCTCTAGATGTTGCGCATGAGAACCTAGCGGACACTCTGGAGGAGCTGCAGAAGAAGCAGAATGCC TTACGCAGCGAGAAAGAGAAACAGACTCCTGTTATTGAGACCAGCCAGCAAATCTCCATGGTACCACTCCGCACACGCAG GACTTCTATCTCTCGTATGAGCAGTAAGGAGAAGATCTATCTCCACGAGCGGGAGAAGCACCCCCCTCCGGCCCTGCAGAGCAGCCCAGCtgaggacgaggaggaggaagggCAGACGAGACAGAGCCAGACTCAGAGCCAGCCTCAGAGCCAGGGGAAGGCCTCGAGCAGCTCCAGCTCGGAGGAGGAGAGCGAGTCGGAGAGCGACGCGGAGTCGG AGAAAGCGAAGAACCGAGAGATCATAAACAACTTGAACAACAAACGCATTGCTTCCAGCAGCCTGCTTCCTACCTCCGTACCAACAAGTACTGCTCCAAGCCAAGTGAAAAAG CAGGACCCAGGCAAGCCCCCCGCCCCCGAGGTCCCGGGCTCCTGGAGAACGTCTCTGAGGAAGGCAGGTAGCTCGATGACTCTGGGCTCGGCTGGTCTGTCTGACACCAGCCAGGACCCCATCAGACCTGCAGAGAGCGTGCTGGGCATGACCCGCTCCGCCTCTAGCCCCCGCCTCAGCTCTGAGGCCGACACCAAG GAGCCTAGGCTGGCTCGGGTGCCGCCCATCCCGACCCGGAGACTCTTCAGTATCCCAGACGCCAGCCCTGACAACTCCAACAG CTGGCTAAGTCGTAGCTCCTCTTACACCCGGCGCCTTCATAGTCAATCAGGGAATGACCTCACTAGTTCCACCCCCTCTTTGCTTCACAG CTCATCTTATGGAAAGAGACTGGATGACCCCACCATGACCTCAGCTAGCACAGGAACGAGCTCTGCTGGACTCGGCCGCCTCAATAGTGTCTTGACCCAGAG ACTTCCTCAGGAACAGACAGAAAAGAAGGACCAGTCTGCCGTCACCACCTCCAATTCTCGAAGCACGACCACGGGCGAACAGGAGGCCAAGCAGAGGCGCAA ATCATATCTGACGCCGGTGCGGGACGAGGAGGCCGAGGCCCAGAGGAAGGCTCGCTCCAGACACGCCCGGCAGTCCCGCCGCTCCACTCAG GGGGTGACGCTAACAGACCTGCAGGAGGCAGAGAAGACAATGAAGACGGACAACAAAGGGAGAGAAaagaaggaggaggaagagaaagagaagGACGCCAAAGCAAAGAAGGCAGAGGAGGGG GAAGTGAGCTGGAGGTCTCGTATTGCCAGTCTGCAGAAGTCTGACCTGCTGGGCCTCACTCAGCCCGCCGGCACTCCGCGGCCTCAGACGGCCGACAGGAGAG ATGTTGAGGCCAGCACAGGGGAGAGCGAGACAGAGCGATGGGCCAGGGAGCGCAGGGAGAGGAGGCAGGCTCGGGCCAGGAGGAAGGCTCAGAGGACCGGGGAG AGTGACGACAATGATCCCAGTGGGGAGGAAGAGTTCTCAGGCAGTGGGCTGGAtccacag ACAGACCAACACTTGAGTTCCAG GTTTAATGACTGCACCCAGGGAGGAAGCTCTGACGCCAAGGATTTCAAGAAG CTGTTTGAGGAGGTTTCCAGAGAAAACAGTCAGCTCCAGTCTCAGCTGCAGGACACCCAGAGGACCATCAGTCAGACCAGGTTGGACCTggagaaagccacgcag AGACAGGAGCGTCTGAGCGACTGTTCAGCCATGCTGGACCTGGAGAGAAAG GACCGGAGGATGTTGGAGCGGCGAATGGCCGAGCTGGAGGAGGAGCTAAAG GTTCTGGTCGACTTGAGAGCAGACAACCAGCGTCTTAAAGATGAAAATGGAGCACTGATCCGTGTCATCAGCAAACTCTCCAAATAA